Proteins encoded in a region of the Candidatus Providencia siddallii genome:
- the fis gene encoding DNA-binding transcriptional regulator Fis translates to MFEKNVNFKLLINANIASQNQITKKPLRDSVKQALKNYFSQSSNQNIKNLYELVLTEIEQPLLDMVMQYSRGNQTKAALIMGINRGTLRKKLKKYGMN, encoded by the coding sequence ATGTTTGAAAAAAACGTAAACTTCAAATTATTAATTAATGCAAATATTGCTTCACAAAACCAAATAACTAAAAAACCACTACGTGATTCAGTTAAACAAGCATTAAAAAACTATTTTTCTCAATCAAGTAATCAAAATATAAAAAATTTATATGAATTAGTTTTAACTGAAATAGAACAACCTTTATTAGATATGGTCATGCAATACTCTAGAGGTAATCAAACAAAAGCAGCATTAATTATGGGTATAAATAGAGGAACATTACGTAAAAAATTAAAAAAATATGGTATGAATTAA
- the mdh gene encoding malate dehydrogenase, which yields MKVTILGAAGGIGQALSLLLKNKLPSNSELSLYDISPITPGIAMDLNHIPTNIKVTGFSNGNIKNALQNSNVVFISAGIPRKQNMNRNDLLYINSNIIKNLVKKIAEISPKAIICIITNPINITVVIAAETLKKAGVYDKKKLLGVTTLDIMRSNTFVSNLKNKNVKKIDVLVIGGHSSSTILPLLSQINKINFTKKEIILLTKQIKNAGNEVIKAKAGNCSATLSMGQAATRLCLSIIRGLYGEKNISECIYTESELGYSRFFAQPVIFGKNGIEKYLPIGKLSLFEEKILVEIIDSLKNDIKLGENFFKN from the coding sequence GTGAAAGTAACAATTTTAGGTGCAGCAGGTGGAATAGGTCAAGCATTATCCCTTCTTCTTAAAAATAAATTACCATCAAATTCAGAACTTTCTTTATACGATATATCACCAATAACACCAGGTATTGCAATGGATTTAAACCATATCCCAACTAATATAAAAGTTACTGGTTTTTCTAATGGAAACATAAAAAATGCATTACAAAATAGTAATGTTGTTTTTATATCAGCTGGTATTCCTCGTAAACAAAATATGAATCGTAATGATTTATTATATATCAATTCAAATATTATAAAAAACCTCGTAAAAAAAATTGCTGAAATATCTCCAAAAGCAATAATTTGTATTATAACAAATCCTATAAATATAACAGTAGTTATAGCTGCTGAAACTCTTAAAAAAGCAGGTGTTTATGATAAAAAAAAATTATTAGGAGTAACTACATTAGATATTATGCGTTCAAACACTTTTGTATCTAATTTAAAAAATAAAAACGTAAAAAAAATAGATGTTTTAGTTATAGGAGGACATTCAAGTTCTACTATTTTACCTTTGTTATCACAAATAAATAAAATTAATTTTACTAAAAAAGAAATTATTTTATTAACTAAACAAATAAAAAATGCTGGAAATGAAGTAATAAAAGCAAAAGCTGGCAATTGTTCAGCTACATTATCAATGGGGCAAGCAGCTACACGTCTTTGTTTATCCATTATTCGAGGTTTATATGGTGAAAAAAATATTTCTGAATGTATATATACAGAAAGCGAATTAGGATATTCTCGTTTTTTTGCTCAACCAGTTATTTTTGGTAAAAATGGAATTGAAAAATATTTACCAATTGGAAAATTAAGTTTATTTGAAGAAAAAATATTAGTAGAAATCATTGATTCATTAAAAAATGATATAAAATTAGGCGAAAATTTTTTTAAAAATTAA